In a single window of the Campylobacter hyointestinalis subsp. lawsonii genome:
- a CDS encoding NCS2 family permease yields the protein MNFFKLKENNTSVKNEFNAGLTTFLAMMYIVPVNMLIMSDAGMPKDAILTATAVITIISCIFNGFWANTPVALSVGMGLNAYFTYGLVIGMKIPWQTALGVVCISAIIFVVLSFTNFRIWIIKNIPIDLRRAISAGIGAFICFVGLKQMGLITYNQATLVSIGNISDPKVFIGALGLIIIVAFWSLNLKGGFILAVAATSVIAWIFGVYPAPSEFFSAPASLSPIFMELDIMGALKLALLPAIITFFVTHLFDSIGTLTGVCNRANLFDENNEEGTHKLTKNLESDAITSVVGSMVGTSTITAFAESASGVEAGGRTGLTAIFTGIFFILTLFLLPLFNSIPSNAIYPILVMVGVLMFSELGKINYSDPAICVSTFLTVIFMPLTYSITVGLSIGFISYFIVKLVLRKWEDINSGIIILTIISLLAFLVISAPELFGQLLGIN from the coding sequence GTGAATTTTTTCAAATTAAAAGAAAATAACACTTCTGTAAAAAATGAATTCAACGCAGGACTTACCACATTTTTAGCAATGATGTATATAGTCCCTGTAAATATGCTCATTATGAGCGACGCAGGAATGCCAAAAGATGCCATACTCACCGCTACTGCTGTTATAACCATAATCTCGTGCATATTTAATGGTTTTTGGGCAAATACGCCAGTAGCTCTTAGTGTAGGTATGGGGCTAAATGCGTACTTCACTTATGGACTTGTTATAGGTATGAAGATACCTTGGCAAACGGCTCTTGGTGTTGTTTGTATCAGTGCTATCATCTTTGTAGTGCTTAGTTTTACAAATTTCCGTATATGGATAATAAAAAATATACCTATAGATCTTAGACGTGCGATAAGTGCTGGTATAGGAGCGTTTATCTGCTTTGTAGGGCTTAAACAAATGGGGCTAATAACATACAATCAAGCAACCCTTGTTAGCATAGGAAATATATCAGATCCTAAAGTCTTTATAGGAGCTTTAGGGCTTATCATTATAGTGGCGTTTTGGTCTTTAAATTTAAAAGGCGGATTTATCTTAGCTGTAGCAGCGACTTCAGTTATCGCATGGATTTTTGGAGTGTATCCTGCTCCTAGCGAGTTTTTCTCAGCACCTGCATCTTTGTCGCCTATATTTATGGAACTTGATATTATGGGGGCATTAAAGCTTGCTTTACTTCCTGCTATCATCACATTTTTTGTTACTCACCTTTTTGATTCTATTGGAACTCTAACTGGAGTTTGCAATAGAGCAAATTTATTTGACGAAAATAACGAAGAAGGGACTCACAAACTAACAAAGAATTTAGAAAGCGATGCCATAACTAGCGTTGTAGGATCTATGGTAGGAACTAGCACTATAACTGCTTTTGCTGAAAGTGCTAGTGGGGTAGAAGCAGGTGGTCGCACAGGGCTTACGGCTATATTTACAGGGATATTTTTTATACTTACGCTATTTTTACTTCCGTTATTTAACTCAATCCCGTCAAATGCAATATATCCTATACTAGTTATGGTTGGTGTGCTTATGTTTAGTGAGCTTGGCAAGATAAATTACAGCGATCCTGCGATCTGTGTTTCTACGTTTTTAACAGTTATCTTTATGCCACTTACTTACTCTATAACAGTCGGACTTAGCATAGGATTTATTTCATACTTTATCGTTAAGTTGGTTTTGAGAAAATGGGAAGATATAAACTCAGGCATAATAATCTTAACTATTATAAGTTTATTAGCATTTTTAGTCATATCTGCACCTGAGCTTTTTGGACAGCTTTTAGGCATAAATTAA
- the mqnE gene encoding aminofutalosine synthase MqnE: protein MSLIDKLENGQRLGYDDGLALYDLDLFTLGKYANKVRQKLHSNKVYFNINRHINPTNLCADTCKFCAFSAHRKNDNAYTMSHEEIMKIVDDTVKNGTKEIHIVSAHNPFVTPQWYLEIFKMIKQKYPFLHIKAMTAAEIDYLKRKHALSYEQTIDLMINYGVDSMPGGGAEIFDESIREKICKGKVSSENWLKIHELWHKKGRFSNATMLFGHIEDRSHRIDHMLRIRNLQDISLQNNQGDANIKQGASLGKNELKGGFNAFIPLVYQRDNNYLKIDGILGSVEILKTIAISRLLLDNIPHIKAYWATSTLNLALIAQEFGANDLDGTIENESIQSSAGAKSKNGQSKSDFIELIQTSGLIPVQRDSLYNEIKIYN from the coding sequence ATGAGCTTGATAGATAAATTAGAAAATGGTCAAAGGCTAGGATATGATGATGGATTAGCCCTATATGATCTAGATCTCTTTACGCTAGGCAAATATGCAAATAAAGTGCGTCAAAAACTACATTCAAACAAAGTATATTTCAATATAAACAGACACATAAACCCTACAAATTTATGTGCTGATACCTGCAAATTTTGTGCATTCTCGGCTCATCGTAAAAACGACAACGCCTACACGATGAGTCACGAAGAAATAATGAAAATAGTAGATGATACCGTAAAAAATGGGACAAAAGAGATACACATAGTATCAGCTCATAATCCTTTTGTTACCCCGCAGTGGTATCTTGAAATCTTTAAAATGATAAAACAAAAATATCCATTTTTACATATCAAAGCAATGACCGCAGCAGAGATAGACTATCTAAAAAGAAAACACGCTCTAAGCTATGAGCAGACGATAGACTTGATGATAAATTACGGCGTAGATAGTATGCCAGGTGGCGGAGCTGAGATATTTGATGAGAGCATCAGAGAAAAAATTTGCAAAGGAAAAGTAAGCAGCGAAAACTGGCTAAAAATCCACGAGCTTTGGCATAAAAAAGGACGCTTTAGCAACGCTACGATGCTTTTTGGGCATATAGAAGATCGCAGCCATAGGATAGATCATATGTTGCGTATAAGAAATTTGCAAGATATTTCTTTACAAAATAATCAAGGTGATGCAAATATAAAGCAAGGAGCAAGTCTGGGTAAAAATGAGCTAAAAGGCGGATTTAATGCTTTTATACCTTTGGTGTATCAAAGAGATAATAACTATCTAAAAATAGATGGGATTTTAGGCTCAGTTGAAATTCTAAAAACGATAGCAATCTCAAGACTGCTTTTAGACAATATCCCACATATAAAAGCTTACTGGGCGACTTCTACTTTAAATTTAGCTCTCATAGCTCAAGAATTTGGAGCTAATGATCTAGATGGAACCATAGAAAACGAAAGCATACAAAGTAGCGCTGGAGCAAAGAGTAAAAACGGACAAAGCAAAAGCGACTTTATAGAACTTATCCAAACTAGCGGTCTTATCCCGGTACAAAGAGATAGTTTATATAATGAAATCAAAATTTATAATTAA
- a CDS encoding HD domain-containing protein has translation MSRIGDIKSLKHKNEDEMLEFCKDGVLKCKKSLKHQFSKLAGKSFGAYQSKEIDKFIKHAFLAVKLKYFGEFDPDDDKIPLSVIALGSYALSEMSVKSSIDLLISYKNIPGYNIKEIVDHYAIFLKNINLDINCLVFEVGEIFDKVKDDIELKTMFYQIRYICASKQLYKLSRDEVDKLKNYKKDEFIKWHLYKLMPYDTIAPLSQKPDIKNGYGGFYDYKRIYWLLNGLDKNSPKFHALRVMSEKELSELNLSVDFISSLRSALQISGGLDELKSEYLSSVACVMQIKEKKMLEPEVLLAIKTLFSMHTIGIYSRYLAKSLFPAFFKSDLSFKDKKFCRLKSGLYNISNTIYVPLKKKPKQIYDIIKDLNSLPDVPLKFDITTIFYLKKTIIKKDSIDANLMAFKKIFSRDNSSQILKALLDSELLFLFMKPMEHTRHLAAIDGYHSYSVDEYSLLCVNVLENIKDKFIKSLYDELCPTGKTLIKIALLMHDVGKGLVGDHLNMGANIFRAYANKLGFDTKAVNLGVNLIKNHTLMNNVANREDIYNQQVILNFISYIGDAQSLKLLYVITYCMNNATSDGFYNSYTAKLLRELYEIGIKSFENSDENLLDEAARRVKKENAIKKCKDFLELSKDEQNMIFDIGSNLMFIKYPPSEIVRIALWANASPNISINIQNKDSFCVEIITKRGWNITMVLGKLSDLDLGYMEIFELFDNKVFIKLEYNNVASKEQMKNMETMIIGALCDKQKAKTAKPIIYENEISLDKNHSKIYAKININAKDQRGLMAYVLSIFEKFDIKVANVRAQTIKNRTRNLFLIQKDDNLDKNYEDILNLIVTRNKKDEKCAE, from the coding sequence ATGAGTAGAATAGGCGATATCAAAAGTTTAAAGCATAAAAACGAAGATGAAATGCTAGAGTTTTGCAAAGATGGTGTTTTAAAATGCAAAAAATCTCTTAAGCATCAGTTTAGCAAACTAGCTGGAAAGAGCTTTGGAGCGTATCAAAGTAAAGAGATAGATAAATTTATAAAACATGCATTTTTGGCTGTAAAATTAAAGTATTTTGGTGAGTTTGATCCTGATGATGATAAAATCCCATTGTCTGTTATAGCGCTTGGGAGTTATGCCTTAAGCGAAATGAGCGTAAAAAGTAGCATAGATCTTTTAATTTCTTATAAAAATATCCCTGGATACAATATCAAAGAGATAGTAGATCATTACGCTATTTTTTTGAAAAATATAAATTTAGATATAAATTGTCTAGTTTTTGAAGTAGGCGAGATATTTGATAAGGTTAAAGATGATATAGAGTTAAAAACTATGTTCTATCAAATCAGATATATCTGCGCTTCAAAGCAACTATATAAGCTAAGTAGAGACGAGGTTGATAAGCTAAAAAACTACAAAAAAGATGAATTTATAAAATGGCATTTATATAAATTGATGCCTTATGATACTATAGCGCCACTTAGTCAAAAACCAGATATCAAAAATGGTTATGGTGGATTTTATGATTATAAGAGAATTTACTGGCTTTTAAATGGACTAGATAAAAATAGCCCTAAATTTCATGCTTTAAGAGTTATGAGCGAAAAGGAACTTAGTGAATTAAATTTAAGTGTTGATTTTATCAGTTCGCTCAGATCTGCTTTACAGATCAGTGGTGGCCTAGACGAACTAAAGAGCGAGTATCTAAGTAGCGTGGCTTGTGTGATGCAAATAAAAGAAAAAAAGATGCTTGAACCAGAAGTTTTACTTGCAATTAAAACGCTCTTTAGTATGCATACGATAGGTATTTATAGCAGATATTTGGCTAAATCTTTGTTTCCTGCTTTTTTTAAAAGCGATCTAAGCTTTAAAGATAAAAAATTTTGTAGGTTAAAATCAGGACTATATAATATCTCAAATACCATTTATGTTCCGCTTAAAAAAAAGCCAAAGCAAATTTATGATATCATCAAAGATCTAAACTCTTTACCAGATGTTCCGCTTAAATTTGATATAACGACTATATTTTATCTCAAAAAAACGATTATCAAAAAAGATAGTATAGACGCAAATCTTATGGCATTTAAGAAGATATTTAGCAGGGATAATAGCTCACAGATTTTAAAAGCGCTTTTAGACTCAGAACTTCTATTTTTGTTTATGAAACCTATGGAGCATACTAGACATTTAGCTGCGATAGATGGATATCATAGCTATAGCGTTGATGAGTATAGTTTGCTTTGCGTTAATGTTCTTGAAAATATCAAAGATAAATTTATAAAAAGCTTATATGACGAGCTTTGTCCTACTGGAAAAACCCTCATTAAAATAGCTCTTCTTATGCACGATGTTGGCAAAGGGCTAGTTGGCGATCATCTTAATATGGGTGCAAATATTTTTAGAGCTTATGCAAATAAACTAGGATTTGATACAAAGGCTGTAAATTTAGGCGTAAATTTGATAAAAAATCACACTCTTATGAATAACGTCGCAAATAGAGAAGATATCTATAATCAACAAGTTATTTTAAATTTCATATCATATATAGGCGATGCTCAGTCTTTAAAGCTACTTTATGTGATAACTTATTGTATGAATAACGCAACAAGCGATGGTTTTTACAACTCATACACGGCAAAACTTTTAAGAGAGCTTTATGAGATCGGTATAAAAAGCTTTGAAAATAGTGATGAAAATTTACTAGATGAAGCTGCGCGTCGTGTCAAAAAAGAGAATGCTATCAAAAAATGTAAAGATTTCTTAGAGCTTAGTAAAGACGAGCAAAATATGATATTTGATATAGGATCAAATTTAATGTTTATAAAATACCCGCCAAGCGAGATAGTTCGTATAGCTTTATGGGCAAATGCAAGTCCAAATATATCTATAAATATACAAAACAAAGATAGTTTTTGCGTGGAGATCATCACTAAGCGTGGCTGGAATATCACTATGGTGCTTGGCAAATTGTCTGATTTAGATCTTGGGTATATGGAAATTTTTGAACTATTTGATAATAAAGTTTTTATAAAATTAGAGTATAATAACGTCGCTTCAAAAGAGCAGATGAAAAATATGGAGACTATGATAATAGGAGCACTTTGCGACAAGCAAAAAGCTAAAACAGCTAAGCCAATTATCTATGAAAATGAGATTAGCTTAGATAAAAATCATAGCAAAATTTATGCTAAAATAAACATAAACGCTAAAGACCAAAGAGGGCTTATGGCGTATGTTCTTAGCATTTTTGAAAAATTTGATATAAAAGTTGCAAATGTGAGAGCTCAAACGATAAAAAACCGAACTAGAAATTTGTTTTTGATACAAAAAGATGATAATTTAGACAAAAACTACGAAGATATTTTAAATTTAATAGTTACAAGAAATAAAAAGGACGAAAAATGTGCGGAATAG
- the glmS gene encoding glutamine--fructose-6-phosphate transaminase (isomerizing), translating to MCGIVGYIGDKEKKSIIISGLKELEYRGYDSAGVAIMDSKCCNDINYFKSVGKLENLANKMEGFTSEGLGVAIGHTRWATHGKPTEINAHPHLGEYSFVIHNGIIENYKELKDELEAKGVKFVSQTDTEVIVHLFEYYNKTEKTPFDAYKKTISRLRGAYATLLITKACEGEIFFAKNAAPLIIAKNGDEIYFSSSDAPLIGLAKDAMYLEDGSFGVAKLGEIKLFDKEENELSLSFSPLPKDKGYARKDGFRFFMEKEIYEQSQVIAECLMGRIKDDDINLDIKEDLFDEIDEILLCACGTSYHAALSASYLFERISKIRAKVEIASEFRYKDPLLSKKSLFIVISQSGETADTLEALKIAKNAGLKTMAICNVDNSSIVRLAGDVILTRAGIEKGVASTKAFATQVVCLWLLALKLAKHRKAIDTKTLEAEIKALRNIPSIVHFDTSLQERIHRLAKHYLHGHGFFFIGRDIFYPLALEGALKLKEISYLHAEGYPAGEMKHGPIALADTGLYTIALLPKTLLYEKTKSNVEELAARDAFITAISPLPFELSDDFIQTNLYEHPMSEFFEMMIVLQLFALEISVRLGNDVDMPRNLAKSVTVE from the coding sequence ATGTGCGGAATAGTAGGCTATATAGGTGATAAAGAAAAAAAATCCATAATAATAAGCGGACTAAAAGAGCTTGAATATAGAGGATATGATAGTGCTGGAGTGGCTATTATGGATAGCAAATGTTGCAATGATATCAACTATTTTAAATCGGTTGGAAAATTAGAAAATTTGGCAAATAAAATGGAGGGTTTTACAAGTGAGGGTCTAGGCGTAGCCATAGGTCATACTAGGTGGGCTACTCACGGTAAGCCTACTGAGATAAACGCTCATCCGCATCTTGGTGAGTATAGCTTTGTCATACACAATGGTATAATCGAAAATTATAAAGAGCTAAAAGATGAGCTAGAGGCAAAGGGTGTTAAATTTGTAAGTCAAACCGATACCGAAGTCATCGTTCATCTTTTTGAATACTATAATAAAACTGAGAAAACTCCATTTGATGCCTATAAAAAGACTATTTCAAGGCTAAGGGGAGCTTATGCGACTTTGCTAATCACAAAAGCGTGTGAAGGCGAGATATTTTTTGCTAAAAATGCAGCGCCTCTTATCATAGCTAAAAACGGCGATGAGATATATTTTTCAAGCTCAGATGCACCTCTTATCGGTCTTGCAAAAGACGCTATGTATCTTGAAGATGGTAGTTTTGGTGTAGCAAAACTAGGCGAGATAAAGCTTTTTGATAAAGAAGAAAACGAGCTAAGTCTTAGTTTTTCACCACTTCCAAAAGATAAAGGTTACGCTAGAAAAGATGGTTTTAGATTTTTTATGGAAAAAGAAATTTATGAACAAAGCCAAGTTATCGCAGAATGTTTAATGGGTAGGATCAAAGATGATGATATAAACTTAGACATAAAGGAAGATCTATTTGATGAGATAGATGAGATACTTCTTTGTGCTTGTGGAACTAGCTATCACGCCGCACTTAGTGCTAGTTATCTGTTTGAGAGAATTTCGAAGATAAGGGCTAAGGTCGAGATCGCAAGTGAATTTAGATATAAAGATCCACTTTTAAGCAAGAAGTCGCTTTTTATCGTTATATCTCAAAGCGGAGAGACTGCAGATACGCTTGAAGCACTTAAGATAGCTAAAAATGCGGGGCTTAAAACTATGGCGATTTGCAATGTAGATAACTCAAGTATAGTCAGACTTGCTGGTGATGTTATCTTAACTAGAGCAGGTATAGAAAAAGGGGTAGCTAGTACAAAAGCATTTGCTACTCAAGTAGTTTGCCTATGGCTCTTAGCTTTAAAACTCGCAAAACATAGAAAAGCTATAGATACAAAAACATTAGAAGCTGAGATAAAAGCACTTAGAAACATTCCTAGTATTGTGCATTTTGATACAAGCTTACAGGAGAGAATTCATCGTTTGGCTAAGCATTATTTACACGGCCATGGATTTTTCTTTATCGGTAGAGATATATTTTATCCACTTGCTCTTGAGGGGGCATTAAAACTCAAAGAGATAAGCTACCTACACGCTGAGGGCTATCCAGCTGGCGAGATGAAGCACGGCCCTATCGCTCTAGCAGATACGGGGCTTTATACTATAGCTTTACTTCCAAAAACTCTGCTTTATGAAAAGACGAAGTCAAATGTCGAAGAATTAGCCGCTAGAGATGCGTTTATAACAGCTATTAGTCCGTTACCATTTGAGCTTAGTGATGATTTTATCCAAACGAATTTGTATGAGCATCCTATGAGCGAATTTTTTGAAATGATGATAGTTTTACAGCTTTTTGCTTTGGAAATTTCAGTACGTTTAGGAAATGACGTAGATATGCCAAGAAACCTTGCAAAGAGCGTAACGGTGGAATAG
- a CDS encoding tetratricopeptide repeat protein codes for MAKDMDPKKLESSCDNGDMDACSSLGKLYDNGEGVKQNYQKAAELFKKACNGGDANGCGALGLLYAEGIGVEQNDQKAAELFTKACDGGDLQGCRFLGASYADGTGVKQNYQKAAELSKKSCDGGYPGGCLMLGILYAQGKGLRQDYAMAKEYYGKACDFGLQAGCDGYKRLNNR; via the coding sequence GTGGCTAAGGACATGGATCCTAAAAAGCTAGAAAGCTCTTGCGATAATGGCGATATGGATGCTTGCTCTTCTCTTGGAAAGCTATATGATAATGGCGAAGGCGTCAAACAAAACTACCAAAAAGCTGCTGAACTCTTTAAAAAAGCTTGCAATGGTGGCGATGCAAATGGTTGCGGCGCTCTTGGCCTCTTATACGCAGAAGGCATAGGCGTCGAACAAAACGACCAAAAAGCTGCCGAGCTATTTACAAAAGCTTGTGATGGTGGAGATCTACAAGGTTGCAGATTTCTTGGCGCCTCATACGCAGATGGCACAGGCGTAAAACAAAACTACCAAAAAGCAGCTGAGCTATCTAAAAAATCTTGTGATGGTGGGTATCCAGGTGGTTGCTTAATGCTTGGCATCTTATACGCACAAGGCAAAGGTCTAAGACAAGATTACGCTATGGCTAAGGAGTATTATGGCAAGGCGTGTGATTTTGGCTTACAAGCTGGTTGTGATGGATATAAAAGATTAAATAATAGATAG
- a CDS encoding cache domain-containing protein, whose product MNKVFKLFLLFIFVCLLILCGFYYKYLQTQKDQNIKKYFDLNAELMINALENERLNALAISILLSKNSDIRTCYESGDHNYCMNSAKEFASILSQVPNYKNIRIHMHDANTKSLARSFDETKFGDNLSGFRYMLNDVKKNMQPIAGIEVGRCGMFIRGISPVFLDNKFVGSIEVLLDFSRLENIAWSQGLNIFILLNKSFDSDCITNIDKSLLKKYYILNQNIANINLLPNLRRFDFENLNFMKSGQDYFYSKPIVDILNNKVGYVVLHYSDNAASRLGLTEY is encoded by the coding sequence TTGAATAAAGTTTTTAAACTTTTCTTGCTTTTTATATTTGTCTGCTTACTCATCTTATGCGGATTTTATTATAAATATCTGCAAACTCAAAAAGATCAAAATATCAAAAAATATTTTGATCTAAATGCTGAGCTTATGATAAACGCACTTGAGAATGAGCGTTTAAACGCACTTGCTATATCTATACTTCTTTCTAAAAACAGTGATATAAGAACCTGTTATGAGAGCGGAGATCATAATTATTGTATGAATAGCGCAAAGGAATTTGCTAGTATCTTAAGTCAAGTTCCTAACTATAAAAATATCCGTATCCATATGCACGATGCTAATACAAAAAGCCTTGCAAGGAGCTTTGACGAGACTAAATTTGGTGATAATCTAAGTGGGTTTAGATATATGCTAAATGACGTCAAAAAAAATATGCAGCCCATAGCCGGTATCGAAGTTGGAAGATGCGGTATGTTTATACGCGGAATTTCTCCTGTATTTTTAGATAATAAATTTGTTGGAAGTATCGAAGTATTGTTGGATTTTTCCCGTCTTGAAAATATAGCTTGGTCGCAAGGACTAAATATATTCATCCTTTTAAATAAAAGCTTTGATAGTGATTGTATAACAAATATAGATAAGAGCTTGCTAAAGAAATACTACATACTAAATCAAAATATCGCAAATATAAATTTACTTCCGAATTTACGTAGGTTTGATTTTGAAAATTTAAATTTTATGAAATCCGGACAAGATTATTTTTACTCAAAGCCTATTGTTGATATATTAAATAATAAAGTCGGTTACGTAGTGCTACACTATAGCGATAATGCCGCTTCTAGACTAGGTTTGACTGAGTATTGA
- a CDS encoding sensor histidine kinase, whose product MFDQVKIPLLATVILMLLFIAQGFWTIKLNIKSEQNKDIAMLAKKSAVLSKNLSNLDNQNSLIYEFALYDSNENIITSKLSKNPPNLNFQVLVQNGFIYYKTAILQDQKTYFLVVAKQQNWYKIGLISTLIFIGTIILVFISIYFIYQSTLKIHQRQKKMMNSFFNDAMHELKTPLGVATLNLDMLEIRNKNTHRIKSALKQIKMTYEDVEFFIKHSYENFPKKPINFSYFLEQRVRFLTTIANSKDIKIISKIEPNLEIFMSEIELTRLSDNNISNAIKYSKSGNDIEIYLTKEDGFVVFSVKDYGKGIKDTKAIWQRYAREDLSVGGFGLGLNIVANICNKYNIIYNVSSVLGKGSTFTYKIPAFKEKLIDKLNTQSNLV is encoded by the coding sequence ATGTTTGATCAAGTAAAAATACCGCTTCTAGCCACTGTGATCTTGATGCTTCTTTTTATAGCGCAAGGTTTTTGGACTATCAAATTAAACATAAAAAGTGAACAAAACAAAGACATAGCGATGCTTGCAAAAAAGAGCGCGGTTTTAAGCAAAAATTTGTCAAATTTAGACAATCAAAATAGCTTGATATATGAATTTGCACTTTATGATAGCAACGAGAACATCATCACGTCAAAACTCAGCAAAAATCCACCGAACTTAAACTTTCAAGTTTTAGTACAAAATGGCTTTATATACTATAAAACAGCTATATTGCAAGATCAAAAAACATACTTTTTAGTAGTAGCTAAACAGCAAAATTGGTACAAGATAGGGCTTATCAGTACACTTATTTTTATAGGCACTATAATACTTGTTTTTATATCGATTTATTTCATATATCAAAGCACGCTTAAAATTCATCAAAGACAAAAAAAGATGATGAATTCGTTTTTCAACGACGCTATGCACGAGTTAAAAACTCCACTTGGCGTAGCAACCTTAAATTTAGATATGCTTGAAATTCGCAATAAAAACACTCATCGCATCAAATCAGCTTTAAAACAGATAAAAATGACTTACGAAGATGTCGAGTTCTTCATAAAACATTCTTATGAAAATTTCCCGAAAAAGCCGATAAATTTTTCATATTTTTTAGAGCAAAGAGTAAGGTTTTTAACAACTATAGCAAACTCAAAAGATATAAAAATAATATCCAAAATAGAGCCAAATTTAGAGATATTTATGAGCGAAATAGAGCTTACTAGACTAAGTGATAACAACATATCAAACGCTATAAAATACTCAAAAAGTGGTAACGATATAGAGATATATTTGACAAAAGAAGACGGTTTTGTAGTTTTTAGCGTAAAGGATTATGGTAAAGGGATAAAAGATACAAAAGCGATCTGGCAAAGATATGCTAGAGAAGATCTATCTGTAGGCGGATTTGGACTAGGACTTAACATCGTCGCTAATATATGCAATAAATATAATATCATTTATAACGTAAGCTCAGTGCTTGGTAAAGGTAGCACTTTTACATACAAAATCCCAGCTTTTAAAGAAAAGCTCATAGACAAACTCAATACTCAGTCAAACCTAGTCTAG
- a CDS encoding response regulator transcription factor yields MKILLLEDDFEYQISIKEYLQSLGYVVDAANDGVEACDKIAANRYHLLILDIKVPEISGFDVIKYAKSLNLQTPIMIMTSLTNIEDITTGYELGCNEYLKKPFNLAELKFRVNELMRKYYAKNDKNIIKVATKFDYDTALKQLKKDDAIINLSQKEINLIDFLLSKVGSFSTIDEIKYEIWDDKDIDDAGIRVHIRNIRYKTSDDFIVSHRGLGYKINV; encoded by the coding sequence TTGAAGATTTTACTTTTAGAAGATGATTTTGAGTACCAAATAAGCATAAAAGAGTATCTACAAAGCTTAGGATACGTGGTAGACGCAGCAAATGATGGCGTAGAAGCATGCGATAAAATAGCCGCAAACAGATATCATTTGCTGATATTAGACATCAAAGTTCCGGAAATTTCCGGATTTGATGTTATAAAATATGCAAAAAGTCTAAATTTACAAACCCCCATAATGATAATGACGTCTTTGACAAATATAGAAGATATCACTACTGGTTACGAACTCGGCTGTAACGAGTATCTAAAAAAACCGTTTAATCTAGCAGAGCTTAAATTTCGCGTAAATGAGCTTATGAGAAAATATTACGCAAAAAATGATAAAAATATCATCAAAGTAGCGACTAAATTTGACTACGATACGGCATTAAAACAGCTAAAAAAAGACGATGCGATTATAAATTTAAGCCAAAAAGAGATAAATTTGATAGATTTTTTGCTTAGCAAAGTAGGATCATTTTCAACTATTGACGAGATAAAATACGAAATTTGGGACGATAAAGATATAGATGACGCAGGTATAAGAGTACATATACGAAATATTCGCTATAAAACAAGCGATGATTTTATAGTATCACATAGAGGGCTTGGTTATAAAATAAATGTTTGA